A portion of the Flavobacterium magnum genome contains these proteins:
- a CDS encoding PQQ-dependent sugar dehydrogenase has protein sequence MGKSTTLLTLTLFLFSAVGRPQIDLGNTVLQNTIVATGLNVPWDMAYGADGWIWFTELAGNIKRMHPDTYQVEQVFTISDVALFGFSVGLHSIVLHPDFNNTPLLYVHYAYTNTASKIVRYEYDAVGNTLVNPTIILGNIPAGVSHNGSRMVILGDKLFICLGDTYGTPAVAQNTASINGKVLRMNLDGSVPDDNPTPGSYIWSMGHRNPQGLCYGNGMLYSSEHGTANNDEINIIEMGRNYGWPTVEGVCNTAAEITFCNENNVREPIKTWSPSIAPAGIDLYQNPAIPEWDNSLLVAVLKNKQLIQLKLSDDGSQITQQNIYLTNTYGRLRDVSVTPDGRVFLCTSNKDYAGTPVAADDRIIELKNNALASGNHSDAGKISVYTIPARDWIYIDPSPLVARIVIVGIDGKRIYSGLYAQRIDVSGFAAGVYAMQLLDSDKNIIARRKIVIR, from the coding sequence ATGGGAAAATCCACGACGTTATTGACATTGACCCTTTTCTTATTTTCAGCCGTCGGGAGGCCGCAAATCGATCTCGGAAATACGGTCCTGCAAAACACCATTGTCGCGACGGGCTTAAACGTACCTTGGGACATGGCGTACGGCGCAGACGGCTGGATATGGTTTACGGAACTCGCCGGGAATATCAAGCGGATGCATCCCGATACCTATCAGGTGGAGCAGGTATTTACGATCAGCGATGTGGCGCTGTTCGGGTTCAGCGTCGGCTTGCACTCGATTGTGCTGCATCCGGATTTTAATAATACTCCCTTGTTGTATGTGCATTATGCGTACACGAATACGGCTTCTAAAATCGTGCGCTATGAGTATGACGCGGTCGGCAACACGCTCGTCAATCCTACGATTATTCTCGGTAATATTCCCGCCGGCGTATCGCATAATGGCTCCCGTATGGTAATCCTGGGTGATAAATTGTTCATTTGCCTCGGCGATACGTACGGCACGCCGGCCGTTGCTCAAAACACAGCTTCAATCAATGGGAAAGTGCTGCGTATGAACCTCGATGGAAGCGTTCCCGATGACAACCCCACACCCGGAAGCTACATCTGGTCAATGGGGCATCGCAACCCGCAGGGATTGTGTTATGGGAATGGTATGTTGTACAGTTCGGAGCATGGAACGGCAAACAACGATGAAATCAACATCATCGAAATGGGCCGGAATTACGGCTGGCCAACGGTGGAAGGCGTGTGCAACACAGCGGCCGAGATCACGTTCTGCAACGAGAACAACGTCAGGGAACCCATCAAGACGTGGTCGCCATCGATCGCGCCTGCCGGAATCGACCTATATCAGAATCCGGCCATACCGGAATGGGACAACTCCCTGCTGGTCGCCGTTCTAAAGAACAAACAGCTCATACAACTCAAGCTCAGCGACGACGGCTCGCAAATCACCCAGCAAAACATTTACCTTACCAACACCTACGGCAGGTTACGCGATGTATCGGTCACGCCTGACGGAAGGGTTTTTCTCTGCACCTCAAATAAGGATTATGCGGGTACGCCGGTCGCTGCGGACGACCGGATTATCGAATTGAAAAATAACGCGCTCGCTTCAGGAAACCATTCCGATGCCGGCAAGATTTCAGTGTATACGATCCCGGCGCGGGATTGGATTTACATAGATCCGAGCCCATTGGTCGCCCGGATCGTGATCGTGGGCATTGATGGAAAGCGGATTTATTCCGGTTTGTATGCGCAGCGCATTGACGTGAGCGGCTTTGCGGCGGGTGTGTATGCGATGCAATTGCTGGATTCGGATAAAAACATCATTGCACGCCGCAAAATCGTCATCAGATAG
- a CDS encoding SDR family oxidoreductase, translated as MKTTTAKSITKNGTFEVIRKNYKGSGRLNGKVALITGGDSGIGRSVAVHFAREGADVAIAYHNEDKDAKETVRMIEKEGRKALLFKGDLKEERFCKKIVESTRKQLGKLNILVNNAATQFPEDIFENITKKQLLLTFETNMFPFFYTTRAALRHLKKGDCIINTASVTAYRGSDHLVDYASTKGAIVSFTRSLSSQLVEKGIRVNAVAPGPIWTPLIPATFSPKDVAAFGTQTPMKRAGEPSEVAPAYVFLACEDSSYITGQVIHVNGGEIVGG; from the coding sequence ATGAAAACCACGACCGCGAAAAGCATCACAAAAAACGGAACTTTTGAAGTCATCCGAAAAAACTATAAAGGCAGTGGCAGACTCAACGGCAAAGTGGCGCTGATTACCGGCGGTGACAGTGGCATAGGACGCAGCGTGGCCGTGCACTTCGCGCGGGAAGGCGCCGATGTGGCCATCGCATACCACAATGAAGACAAGGATGCGAAAGAAACCGTCCGCATGATTGAAAAGGAAGGCCGTAAGGCACTGCTGTTCAAGGGAGACCTGAAGGAGGAACGCTTTTGCAAAAAAATAGTCGAAAGCACCAGAAAGCAACTGGGAAAACTCAACATCCTGGTCAACAACGCGGCGACGCAATTTCCTGAAGACATCTTTGAAAACATCACAAAAAAACAATTGCTGCTGACGTTTGAAACCAATATGTTCCCATTTTTCTACACCACCAGGGCGGCACTCAGGCATCTCAAAAAAGGCGATTGTATTATCAACACGGCCTCGGTTACGGCATATCGTGGCAGCGACCATTTGGTAGACTACGCGAGTACAAAAGGGGCGATTGTATCCTTTACACGTTCGTTGTCCAGCCAGTTGGTTGAAAAGGGGATCCGCGTGAATGCCGTTGCGCCCGGCCCGATCTGGACGCCATTGATCCCTGCTACTTTTTCACCAAAAGACGTGGCAGCTTTTGGCACACAGACGCCTATGAAGCGTGCCGGGGAACCCTCAGAAGTGGCACCCGCATACGTTTTCCTGGCCTGTGAGGACAGCTCTTACATCACCGGACAGGTAATCCATGTCAATGGTGGGGAAATAGTGGGCGGTTGA
- a CDS encoding endonuclease encodes MKKILLAALLLTGFAGFSQLVINEIEADTPSTDVMEFVELKSVTPNFSLNGYVLVMFNGTTNGDAATSYLALDLDGYTTDANGIFLIGNSQVSPSPAIVVNNGAIQNGPDGAGIYLGNASDFPFNTVATTTNLIHGVAYSNSNTVQPTALMTAMNLSGFTNENVNGAAATQSIQRKNDGTFEVKPPTPGMPNDGSGVGSNGITIAVAPSNLVEGSGFNVIFTTQTAVAADLAFSFTLANGSFTTGDYTGSLTAVIPAGANTISKAFQLTDDTVDEGDEIMKVSMGSVPSGYSKLNDNVEFRVHDNDYVVQPWGTPLNPTYGLASSTAPTGYYASLEGKSGAVLKQAIQDIIANPAVVRKQNYGDVFDILKEADQNPENGSEVWLMYVEQPRSKIDYQTGTSGAVGFWNREHIYAQSRGGFTNGTSSTANGIDNWDPTSADDILAGHADGHHIRAEDSPENSLRSERNYGVDYNGPAGTAGSWHGDVARAIFYMCVRYNGLNVVNGDPANDPDGFIGDLATLLTWNMSDVSDDFEMNRNNVVYNWQKNRNPFIDYPLLAEYLWGSHAGETWFAALATSDNPEVKVGLYPNPVQDQLMIAGLPSGTIEIFNVTGSLVFKSDFTERTSIQVALPSGMYVAKISSEGKSVVKKLLVR; translated from the coding sequence ATGAAAAAAATACTACTTGCAGCGTTGCTGCTGACCGGTTTTGCGGGGTTTTCCCAACTTGTAATCAATGAGATCGAGGCCGATACCCCATCGACGGATGTCATGGAATTCGTAGAACTGAAGTCGGTAACACCGAATTTTTCACTCAACGGCTACGTCCTGGTGATGTTTAACGGCACCACAAACGGGGACGCCGCGACATCCTACCTGGCACTTGACCTGGATGGTTACACCACGGATGCCAACGGTATTTTCCTGATCGGGAACTCGCAGGTTTCGCCATCGCCGGCTATTGTGGTCAATAATGGCGCGATACAGAACGGCCCCGACGGTGCGGGAATTTACCTCGGCAATGCCTCGGATTTCCCGTTCAACACCGTAGCGACCACTACCAACCTGATCCATGGCGTGGCGTACAGCAACAGCAATACGGTCCAGCCGACCGCCCTGATGACGGCGATGAACCTTTCGGGTTTCACCAACGAAAATGTGAACGGCGCGGCAGCCACCCAATCCATACAGCGAAAAAACGACGGCACATTTGAAGTCAAGCCCCCTACACCGGGTATGCCCAACGACGGCAGCGGGGTCGGGTCTAACGGTATCACGATTGCGGTAGCGCCATCAAATCTGGTCGAGGGCAGTGGTTTCAACGTTATTTTTACGACGCAAACCGCTGTGGCCGCTGATCTCGCTTTCTCGTTCACGCTGGCCAACGGAAGTTTCACTACGGGTGATTACACCGGATCGCTTACCGCAGTGATTCCTGCCGGCGCCAACACGATCAGCAAGGCATTCCAACTTACCGACGATACGGTTGATGAAGGCGATGAAATCATGAAAGTGTCTATGGGAAGCGTGCCTTCGGGTTATTCCAAACTCAATGACAACGTGGAATTCCGAGTCCATGATAACGATTATGTCGTTCAGCCTTGGGGAACACCGCTAAATCCTACTTACGGCCTGGCCAGCAGTACCGCGCCGACCGGATACTATGCTTCGCTGGAAGGAAAATCAGGCGCCGTGCTCAAGCAGGCCATCCAGGATATTATTGCCAATCCGGCGGTAGTGCGCAAACAGAATTACGGAGACGTTTTCGATATCCTGAAGGAAGCCGACCAGAACCCGGAGAACGGCAGCGAAGTCTGGCTCATGTATGTTGAGCAGCCTAGATCAAAAATCGATTACCAAACCGGTACGAGCGGTGCCGTAGGTTTCTGGAATCGGGAGCACATCTATGCACAATCGCGGGGCGGATTCACCAACGGTACTTCGAGTACGGCGAACGGCATTGACAACTGGGATCCGACGAGCGCTGACGATATCCTTGCAGGGCACGCTGATGGGCACCACATCAGGGCTGAAGACAGTCCGGAGAATTCCCTGCGGAGCGAACGCAATTACGGCGTCGATTACAACGGACCGGCAGGAACGGCCGGAAGCTGGCACGGTGATGTTGCCCGCGCGATATTCTACATGTGTGTACGCTATAACGGCCTGAATGTCGTCAACGGGGATCCGGCTAATGATCCGGACGGGTTCATTGGCGACCTTGCCACTTTGCTTACATGGAATATGTCTGACGTGTCTGACGATTTTGAAATGAACCGCAACAACGTGGTATACAACTGGCAGAAAAACCGCAATCCGTTTATTGATTACCCGCTGCTGGCTGAATACCTCTGGGGAAGCCATGCAGGCGAAACGTGGTTTGCCGCTTTAGCGACCTCGGACAATCCGGAAGTCAAGGTAGGCCTGTACCCAAATCCTGTTCAGGATCAGCTCATGATTGCCGGGCTGCCTTCAGGAACGATAGAAATCTTCAATGTTACAGGTTCGTTGGTTTTCAAGTCAGATTTTACGGAACGGACGTCGATACAAGTCGCTTTGCCTTCCGGTATGTATGTCGCCAAAATCAGTTCGGAAGGAAAGTCAGTGGTGAAGAAGCTGTTGGTCAGATAA
- a CDS encoding KTSC domain-containing protein: MKKIAEYRTLLNVDKSVELKELKTIYRNSMKACHPDKFQGDEAGLAAAEAQSKDVIEAYHFLVSIHPDTIKQGQDEYNDTIANSVLVDFNYENIRLKAVFSNGSSYEYFSVPKATYIKMINADSPNRFAKRHIFQAFPYRKLTNQE; encoded by the coding sequence ATGAAAAAAATAGCTGAATACCGGACGCTGCTCAATGTAGATAAGAGCGTGGAACTGAAGGAACTCAAAACCATCTACCGCAACTCGATGAAAGCATGCCATCCCGATAAATTCCAGGGTGATGAGGCAGGACTCGCCGCCGCAGAAGCGCAGAGCAAGGACGTGATTGAGGCGTATCATTTCCTGGTGAGCATCCACCCTGATACGATCAAGCAGGGACAGGACGAGTATAATGACACGATTGCGAACTCGGTTCTCGTGGATTTCAACTATGAAAATATCAGGCTCAAGGCCGTATTCTCAAATGGCAGCAGCTATGAATACTTCAGCGTGCCCAAAGCCACCTACATCAAGATGATTAACGCCGATTCGCCGAACCGGTTTGCAAAAAGGCATATTTTCCAGGCCTTCCCTTACAGGAAACTCACTAATCAGGAGTAG
- a CDS encoding MBL fold metallo-hydrolase: protein MKIEQIYTGCIAQAAYYLESNGEAAIFDPLREVQPYIDKANAGQAQIKYIFETHFHADFVSGHLDLARKTGAQIVYGPTAAPKFDAVIATDNQEFKIGDCTVKAIHTPGHTMESTCYLIIDEHDVPQGIITGDTLFIGDVGRPDLAQEMATELTQEKLASELYDSLRNKIMVLPDALTVYPSHGAGSACGKNMSKETTDTLGNQKKTNYALRADMSREEFIAELLDGLGAPPAYFPQNVAMNIEGYESLDAIIGKSMTALTPKQFKALAGDTDAIILDVRHENDFVKSHIPGSIFIGIDGNFAPWVGALVMNVSQPLLIVTPPGREQETITRLSRVGFDHVLGYLEGGLHAWAAAGMETDAMESIGPEDFASGVSPESIVVDARKPGEFSAEHVPGAINIALDSVNNELGSIPQQPFYLHCAGGYRSVIMGSILKSRGIHHFTNVEQGISGIRKTGVRLSNFVCPSESKQ, encoded by the coding sequence ATGAAAATAGAACAAATTTACACCGGATGCATAGCGCAGGCTGCTTACTATCTTGAAAGCAATGGCGAAGCCGCAATATTTGATCCACTGCGCGAAGTACAACCTTATATTGATAAAGCAAATGCCGGGCAGGCGCAGATTAAGTATATCTTCGAGACCCATTTCCATGCCGATTTTGTCTCCGGACACCTTGATCTGGCCAGGAAAACCGGCGCGCAGATCGTATACGGCCCGACGGCGGCACCCAAATTCGACGCCGTCATCGCGACGGACAACCAGGAATTCAAAATCGGTGACTGCACCGTAAAAGCCATACATACGCCGGGACACACGATGGAAAGCACCTGCTACCTGATCATCGACGAGCACGACGTGCCGCAGGGCATCATCACCGGGGATACCTTATTCATAGGTGATGTGGGACGGCCTGACCTGGCGCAGGAAATGGCAACAGAGCTGACTCAGGAAAAACTCGCATCGGAATTGTACGATTCGTTGCGCAACAAGATTATGGTTTTACCCGATGCGCTGACAGTATATCCGAGCCACGGCGCCGGCAGCGCATGCGGAAAAAACATGAGCAAGGAAACTACCGATACGCTCGGGAACCAGAAGAAAACCAATTATGCGCTGCGTGCCGATATGAGCCGCGAGGAATTCATTGCGGAACTGCTGGACGGACTGGGCGCTCCGCCGGCCTATTTTCCGCAAAACGTCGCGATGAATATTGAAGGGTACGAAAGCCTGGATGCGATTATCGGCAAAAGCATGACGGCGCTTACGCCAAAGCAATTTAAAGCACTCGCAGGCGACACGGATGCGATCATCCTCGATGTACGCCACGAAAATGACTTTGTGAAATCACACATCCCCGGATCGATATTCATTGGCATCGACGGCAACTTTGCCCCTTGGGTGGGCGCCCTGGTCATGAATGTCAGTCAGCCCCTGCTGATTGTTACACCCCCCGGTCGCGAACAGGAAACGATCACGAGACTTTCGCGCGTGGGTTTCGACCACGTGCTGGGTTATCTTGAAGGCGGACTGCACGCCTGGGCCGCGGCGGGAATGGAAACGGATGCTATGGAATCCATCGGACCTGAAGATTTTGCCTCGGGCGTTTCGCCCGAAAGCATCGTCGTGGACGCAAGGAAACCCGGGGAATTCAGCGCAGAACACGTGCCTGGGGCGATCAATATTGCGTTGGATTCGGTAAACAATGAATTGGGCAGCATTCCGCAGCAACCGTTTTACCTGCATTGCGCGGGCGGCTACCGGTCGGTGATTATGGGATCGATATTGAAATCGCGAGGCATCCATCATTTTACGAACGTGGAACAGGGCATCAGCGGCATCCGCAAGACCGGGGTGCGTCTGTCAAATTTCGTATGTCCGTCGGAATCAAAACAGTGA
- a CDS encoding TlpA disulfide reductase family protein produces the protein MKKVLLILLASMAAVSCKKAGENEFVITADAKGVADGTEVFLVKQDSTGRIVNVDTTKVEGGKFEFEGKISEPTQHYIKMQEKGKTEQQSKYANQGFTLILEQGDIDVKVDKDTLQKSKVTGTLSNDSFAEYLELPVLKKVKAYEQANQKKYTEAMQKNDTATMGQIIRNYKPLSEAVKKESLIFIEKNPKSYYSLLFLSQNLREKDADLAKLQKDFDNLDPSLKKTYIGKKIKAMIPQIKEFQEANAKTGPAVGTAAPEFSAPTPDGKTLSLKQAMGKVTLVDFWASWCKPCRNESPNVVALYNEFHAKGLNIISVSLDQDAAKWKEAIAADKLTWAHVSNLKQWKEPIAAQYNVKSIPATYLLDSRGMIVGKDLQGDALKAKVASLLK, from the coding sequence ATGAAAAAAGTCCTTTTGATATTACTTGCTTCGATGGCGGCAGTATCGTGTAAAAAAGCAGGTGAAAATGAATTTGTAATCACAGCCGATGCCAAAGGTGTAGCTGACGGCACGGAAGTTTTCCTCGTAAAACAGGATTCCACCGGAAGGATCGTAAACGTTGACACCACCAAGGTGGAAGGCGGCAAATTTGAGTTTGAAGGCAAAATTTCCGAACCTACGCAGCACTATATCAAGATGCAGGAAAAAGGAAAAACCGAACAGCAAAGCAAATACGCCAATCAGGGATTCACCCTAATCCTGGAGCAGGGCGATATTGACGTGAAAGTGGACAAGGATACTTTGCAAAAAAGCAAGGTGACCGGAACCCTGAGCAACGATAGTTTTGCAGAATACCTTGAATTGCCGGTGTTGAAGAAAGTGAAAGCCTACGAGCAGGCCAACCAGAAAAAATATACCGAGGCCATGCAGAAAAATGATACGGCTACTATGGGTCAGATCATCAGGAATTACAAGCCTTTATCGGAAGCGGTGAAAAAAGAATCGCTGATCTTCATCGAAAAAAATCCAAAATCCTATTATTCCCTGTTGTTTTTGAGCCAAAACCTTAGGGAAAAAGACGCCGACCTGGCCAAGCTCCAAAAGGATTTTGACAACCTCGATCCGTCATTGAAAAAGACATACATCGGAAAAAAAATCAAGGCCATGATTCCCCAGATTAAGGAGTTTCAGGAAGCCAATGCCAAAACCGGGCCAGCCGTAGGCACCGCAGCACCTGAATTCAGTGCGCCGACACCGGATGGTAAAACACTGTCTCTGAAACAGGCAATGGGCAAAGTAACGCTTGTAGATTTCTGGGCATCATGGTGCAAGCCTTGCCGTAATGAAAGTCCGAATGTTGTGGCGCTATACAACGAATTCCACGCGAAAGGACTGAACATTATCAGCGTATCCCTTGACCAGGACGCGGCCAAGTGGAAGGAAGCGATTGCGGCCGACAAGCTCACCTGGGCGCACGTATCGAACCTCAAGCAATGGAAAGAGCCGATTGCCGCGCAGTACAATGTGAAGAGCATCCCTGCGACTTACCTGCTCGATTCGCGCGGTATGATTGTGGGCAAAGACCTTCAGGGCGATGCACTGAAAGCGAAAGTGGCTTCACTTCTTAAATAA
- a CDS encoding TlpA disulfide reductase family protein → MRKATFLVLMALGLVSFTVLDADFTITGTASGVENGKKVYLQKQDEKKAGSFINVDSAKVVNGKFTFKGKTPEPSIHFLQLDKNEGKVVFILEGGKINFTIYKDSIAKSKIGGTRSNDDLQGFNVAAMKIQDKLMKYQEANNAKWTEASKAKDTVVMNRLMADVKVYQDQMVALSASFPEKHPKSFLSVLFVDNMFNNPEMDIKKIVRIYDGLDATLKNTKTGKEIQSKIANHKNLSIGSPAPDFTGPAPDGQMVSLKQSLGKVTIIDFWASWCGPCRKENPNVVALYKDYHAKGLNIVSVSLDKDATKWKEAIAKDGLDWTHLSNLQFWDDPVAVMYNIKSIPATFILDEAGNIIAKDLRGEELRAKIASVLGK, encoded by the coding sequence ATGAGAAAAGCAACATTTTTGGTTCTAATGGCCCTCGGACTGGTTTCATTTACGGTCCTGGATGCTGATTTTACGATTACAGGAACCGCATCCGGAGTCGAGAATGGCAAGAAAGTGTACCTTCAGAAACAGGATGAAAAGAAAGCCGGAAGTTTCATCAACGTCGATTCGGCTAAAGTGGTAAACGGCAAGTTTACCTTTAAAGGCAAAACCCCCGAGCCATCCATCCATTTCCTTCAGTTGGACAAGAATGAGGGAAAAGTGGTCTTCATCCTCGAAGGCGGTAAAATCAACTTTACGATTTATAAGGACAGTATCGCGAAGAGCAAAATTGGCGGGACACGCAGCAACGATGACCTTCAGGGATTCAATGTTGCCGCGATGAAGATTCAGGACAAGCTTATGAAATACCAGGAGGCAAACAATGCCAAATGGACCGAAGCCAGCAAGGCAAAAGATACGGTGGTAATGAACAGGCTCATGGCTGATGTCAAGGTCTATCAGGACCAAATGGTGGCACTCTCTGCATCATTTCCGGAAAAACATCCGAAATCATTCCTGTCTGTGCTGTTCGTCGACAACATGTTCAACAATCCGGAGATGGATATTAAGAAAATCGTCCGAATTTATGACGGTCTCGACGCGACCCTGAAAAACACCAAAACGGGGAAGGAAATTCAGTCCAAGATTGCAAACCACAAAAACCTGTCCATCGGCAGCCCGGCACCTGATTTTACAGGACCTGCACCCGACGGCCAAATGGTTTCGCTGAAGCAATCGTTGGGTAAAGTGACCATCATCGATTTCTGGGCATCGTGGTGCGGACCCTGCCGTAAGGAAAATCCGAACGTTGTCGCGCTTTATAAGGATTATCATGCGAAGGGGCTGAACATCGTCAGCGTTTCCCTTGATAAGGATGCAACAAAGTGGAAAGAAGCTATTGCAAAGGACGGCCTCGATTGGACCCACCTTTCCAATCTGCAATTCTGGGATGATCCGGTTGCGGTCATGTACAACATCAAGAGCATTCCGGCCACATTCATCCTGGATGAGGCGGGAAATATCATTGCAAAAGATTTGCGTGGCGAGGAATTACGTGCAAAGATAGCTTCTGTACTGGGCAAATAA